The region TTACCCACTTGGTTGGAAATCCACACGAAGGCTGGCTGCCCAGTAAAGATGCCCGTTCCACCACGTACTTGCAAGCTGTTGTCTTCCAATACATTCCAGTTGAAGCCCAAGCGTGGCGAAAAGAGCGGTGTTGCACGTGGCAAGCGTTCTGTGCGCGATTCAATGCGGTTTCCATCGCCATCACGGAACTCCAGCGTGGGCACGAGTGGATTCTCGTATGCGGTATTTTCAAAGAAGGGGATATCGACCCGCACACCTGCCGTGATGCGCAGATTGTTCAGCACCTGCCACTCATCTTGCACATAAATGCCCGGATTCCAAGCACGCGTGGGTTGCACAGGTTCAGCGCCGCCGGGCAGTGCCGAATAGCGATATTGGAAGCGACGCAGCGTAACAGGTGAGGTCGTGCGGTTCGGGTTACGCAGGTAATCATTTGCGTCGGTGTACCAATCCGCCAGCGAGTTATACACATACACGCTCTGCGAGCCAGGGAAGAACACATTGCGGAAGCTGTAATAGACTAAGTTCAAACCTGCCGTAATCGTATGCGCGCCAGCGTAGTAGCTGAAGTTATCTTGAAATTGCCAAGTGGTATAGCTTAGCTGGTTGTTGGGCGTAAATGGTTCAAAGCCGAATGAGATAAGCGTCGTCCCACCCTCCTGAATTTCTACAAGCGGGAAGAGCGTACCGCGAGAGCCGCGGTCTTCATTCTGGTACGTAAAGCCCGCGATGATTTGGTTGGAAAACTTACCGCCAAAAGTGGAGTTCAGCTCTGCAATAACGGACTGGATGCGGTCAAATTGAATGTAGTTGGAGTTCTGGTAACTTAGCGCATTGGTGCCTACGCGGTTACCAAAGCCCAGCGATGCGCTATTGCTGATATTCACATCTTGACGAGCGTCCAGCGCATTGTATCGAAGGCTGAGCTTATTGTTTTCATCAATGTTGTAGTTGAGCTTCAGCAGCCAATTGAGCGAGCTGGGCCGTTGCTGTGTGTAGTCTTGGAACGGTCCTGTTTCATAGCGGAAATTTTCGCGCAGGAATCGGCTAAGCGAGTCCATCTGCCCGAAGGTTGGGCGCGAGATATTGCCGCCTTGCACTTCACCGGGCTGCCTTGGACGCAGCGTAAAGGGCGTCGAGTTTTGTTCGGTTTCTACAGCTGCAAAGAAGAAGAGCTTGTCTTGAATGATGGGCCCGCTGAAGCGAAATCCGCCCTGCAGGTTGCTAAAATCGTTGGTTGCGCCCGAGACATCGACGCCTGCAGCTTTTCTGCCTAGCAGGGTTTGGTTACGCAGGTTGAAAAAGGCTGAGCCTTGAAATTCATTGTTGCCGCTGCGCGTAACAAGGTTAATACCTGCTCCGACAAACAGTCCTTGCCGCACATCGTAAGGTGCAAGCGACACTGCAACTTCTTCAACCGCCTCTAAGCTAATTGGCGCTACATTTGCGCGGCCGCCTGGCAGATCTGCCAAACCAAAACTATTGTTTAGGTAGGAGCCATCAACGGTGATGTTATTCAGGCGTCCGTCTTGACCCGCAAACGAGTTTCCGTTGGCTTGGGGCGTCAGACGCGTAAAGTCCGTAAAGTTGCGACGAATGGTCGGTAGCGTGGTAATCGCTTCCTTCGGCACACTGGTTACTGCACCTGTGCGGTCTGGGCTAATTGCCGCACTGCGTGCCGCAGTTACGGTTACTTCTTGTGTGGTCGCGGCTTCTTCAGCCAGCTTCACGCTTATATTGCCTGCAGAGCCCAAGCTCAGGTAGACATCTTCTACGGTCTGCGACTTATAGCCGACATAGCTCACTACGATTCGGTATGGACCGCCTACTCGCATACCCGGAATCGTGTAGCGCCCATCGGCTTGCGTAATTGCGCCGTAGCGTGTGCCCGATGGCAAGTGAGTCGCCACCACTGTTGCTCCTACCAGCGGTTCGCCTTTCGTATCCGTAACAAGCCCGATAATCGACGAGGTCGTTACACCTTGTGCCCATACACTACTCTGGAGCAACATGAATATTATGAGCGTCGCTAATGAAAGCGCAGTCAGGTATCTTGGCTTCATTATTACAAAGAATTTGGTTGCGAAGAAGTTAAGACGAGATAAAGTCGGCGCAAATTTAGTTCAGCAAACGCAAAATTTGCATTAAAGAAGTGTTGCGCTTGTGTTAAATTTCTGTTAAGTCTGTGCAGTGCAGCAAACAAAACAGTGGCAGTCGCCCTGAAAGTGATGAAAATCACCCAACTATGTGCTGTCTGGCTTTGCGCGTGCAGTAAAGTAATCCGCTTCGGCAAAATCGCAGACGCCCCCTACAGGCGGGTTGCGTTTTCGCACTCTGATATGCACGGCTTCCAAAATAGGGAAATCCTCCATCAGCTCATCGGCAATTTTTTTAGCGACTGCTTCAATAAGGTAGAATTTTCGTGAGGTAATGACGCGAGAGATTTTTGCATAGACTTGCTCGTAGTCTACTGTTTTTTTCAGGGAGTCTGTTTGCCCTGCGGCTGAAAAATCAAAGTATAGCTCTGCGTCCACTTCGTATCGCGCACCAACTTTATGTTCTGCTTTGCCGACCCCGTGATAGGCATAAAAAATTGCATTGGAGAGCCGGACGCAACTGCGTGCGTAGTTTGAACCCATACTTTGCAAGCGGCATTGTGTGTTTAGCACAAATATAGGGAGACCTATTCGGCTGCAGCGATGCTTTGCATAAGCAGGCGGTTACACAAAACTCATACAATTTCACTTATTTTGCTTGACAAAGATGCACCGCATTTTGCTATGCAAGAAGTGTGTGTTTTAGGCAGCCGTAGTGAGCACATTATCTTTGACCATTAAACTCTGCACTATGAGCCTTTTGGCTTCACTTATTTTGCACACTACGCTCCTGCAGTCCATTGCAGCTGGCGACGCCGCATTTCTTAAAATTGATTACCCCAGCGCTATCTCGATTTATGAATCGCTCTTAGAAAAATCGCCTGATAATGCGGAACTGCTTTGGCGGCTGGCACGTGTTTATGTATGCCAAGGTGATGTGGTCTCTTTTTCCGAGAAGGAAAACTTTTACCGTAAGGCAGAGCATTATGCACGGCGTGCGATTCGTGCCGACCCCAACAAGGGCGAGGCTTATACATGGCTGGCGGCTGCCTTAGGCAACCTTGCGATGTATTACGGCGGCGGTGCAAAGGTGCAACTTGCCACCGAAATCAAGCAAGCCTTAGATAAGGCGATTGCACTGAATCCCAGAGACGATGTGGCTTACTCAATCCTTGGTTCATTTTATCGCTCACTTGCCAGCGTAGGTTGGTTTGAGCGGCAAGTTGCCAACGTTTTTCTTGGCGGTTTGCCTGAGGGAGGTTTCGCCGAAGCGGAAAAGGCTTTAAAAAAGGCGATTGAGCTATCTCCCAAAACAATGCGCCACTACTTTGAATTGGGCTTGCTATATTTGGACCACAACCGCTTAAAAGAAGCACAAGCGGCGCTCGAGCAAGCACAGCAGCAACCTATCTTGGTTGCCAGCGACCGCCAGCGCCTTATACAAATCAAAAAGATGCTGGAACACATCAATGCGCAACTGCGCTAATGTTCACATACCCACAACCAAATG is a window of Chloroherpetonaceae bacterium DNA encoding:
- a CDS encoding carboxypeptidase regulatory-like domain-containing protein; this encodes MKPRYLTALSLATLIIFMLLQSSVWAQGVTTSSIIGLVTDTKGEPLVGATVVATHLPSGTRYGAITQADGRYTIPGMRVGGPYRIVVSYVGYKSQTVEDVYLSLGSAGNISVKLAEEAATTQEVTVTAARSAAISPDRTGAVTSVPKEAITTLPTIRRNFTDFTRLTPQANGNSFAGQDGRLNNITVDGSYLNNSFGLADLPGGRANVAPISLEAVEEVAVSLAPYDVRQGLFVGAGINLVTRSGNNEFQGSAFFNLRNQTLLGRKAAGVDVSGATNDFSNLQGGFRFSGPIIQDKLFFFAAVETEQNSTPFTLRPRQPGEVQGGNISRPTFGQMDSLSRFLRENFRYETGPFQDYTQQRPSSLNWLLKLNYNIDENNKLSLRYNALDARQDVNISNSASLGFGNRVGTNALSYQNSNYIQFDRIQSVIAELNSTFGGKFSNQIIAGFTYQNEDRGSRGTLFPLVEIQEGGTTLISFGFEPFTPNNQLSYTTWQFQDNFSYYAGAHTITAGLNLVYYSFRNVFFPGSQSVYVYNSLADWYTDANDYLRNPNRTTSPVTLRRFQYRYSALPGGAEPVQPTRAWNPGIYVQDEWQVLNNLRITAGVRVDIPFFENTAYENPLVPTLEFRDGDGNRIESRTERLPRATPLFSPRLGFNWNVLEDNSLQVRGGTGIFTGQPAFVWISNQVGNNGVLTGFEELNNTRNRPFNPDPNAYRPANPQLPTSIELATTDPNFRFPQVWRTNLGIDYQLPLGIVATFDGIYTKTLAGISYINANLRPATRRFSGPDQRLRYDGTAGNANRLNANVTSNVVLQNSGEDYALSLTAQLQKAFGDNWFALLAYTYTDARNNNNPGSIALGSWTGNPVADNPNKPELGFSSAAVPHRVIASGSYRFDYGFGATTISLFWSGAPQGRFSYVYSGDMNQDGVVGNDLIFVPNRASDLRFEQFTQAGRTFTVEEQQRAFDAFIDQDEYLRTRRGQYAERNGALFPWVFRADLNIIQDFYLEVAGKRNNLQLRLDIFNVGNLLNSEWGVGWQRVEPFPLNFVRVDPDGVPVYRMRFVNTPTGPELLRESFTRTASISDLWSAQFSIRYTFN
- the folB gene encoding dihydroneopterin aldolase produces the protein MGSNYARSCVRLSNAIFYAYHGVGKAEHKVGARYEVDAELYFDFSAAGQTDSLKKTVDYEQVYAKISRVITSRKFYLIEAVAKKIADELMEDFPILEAVHIRVRKRNPPVGGVCDFAEADYFTARAKPDST
- a CDS encoding tetratricopeptide repeat protein; translation: MSLLASLILHTTLLQSIAAGDAAFLKIDYPSAISIYESLLEKSPDNAELLWRLARVYVCQGDVVSFSEKENFYRKAEHYARRAIRADPNKGEAYTWLAAALGNLAMYYGGGAKVQLATEIKQALDKAIALNPRDDVAYSILGSFYRSLASVGWFERQVANVFLGGLPEGGFAEAEKALKKAIELSPKTMRHYFELGLLYLDHNRLKEAQAALEQAQQQPILVASDRQRLIQIKKMLEHINAQLR